From Campylobacter upsaliensis, the proteins below share one genomic window:
- a CDS encoding PDC sensor domain-containing protein, whose translation MLIKDIQKFEDNRYKARAYMSYILIRNLPDRLPNIHLESVREALDKIAHDVSAFDALYILDNSGTQIENAITLEKKYEQGAGEDRSSKAYFYRAVKLKRCILSDPYPSILNNELCVTASMPIYDDKENLLFVVCIDIKLRDILKLIQASNFEFGFLQFSRLVYFCFASVLFVITCFLFQKGFLSLFYYHSVDIQKIFESTIAITLALAIFDLAKTIIEEEVLGRSRKEKTGIQKTMVRFLGSIIIALAIEALMLVFKLAVGDLSQMVYVIYLICGVTLLLAGLSVYIFAVKYKNNNVLETD comes from the coding sequence ATGCTAATTAAAGATATTCAAAAATTTGAAGACAATCGCTATAAAGCAAGGGCTTATATGAGTTATATACTCATAAGAAATTTGCCTGATAGGCTGCCAAATATCCATCTAGAAAGCGTTAGAGAGGCACTAGATAAAATCGCTCACGATGTTTCTGCCTTTGATGCTTTGTATATTTTGGATAATTCAGGAACACAAATAGAAAATGCCATAACTTTAGAAAAAAAATATGAGCAAGGAGCGGGAGAGGATAGGAGTTCTAAGGCTTATTTTTATAGAGCAGTGAAGCTTAAGCGTTGCATTTTAAGCGATCCTTACCCGTCTATTTTAAATAATGAGCTTTGCGTTACTGCTTCTATGCCTATTTACGATGATAAGGAAAATTTGCTTTTTGTCGTTTGTATTGATATTAAATTAAGGGATATTTTAAAGCTTATTCAAGCGAGTAATTTTGAATTTGGCTTTTTGCAATTTAGTCGTCTTGTGTATTTTTGCTTTGCGAGTGTGCTTTTTGTCATCACTTGCTTTTTGTTTCAAAAGGGCTTTTTAAGTCTTTTTTATTATCACAGTGTCGATATACAAAAAATCTTTGAAAGCACGATAGCCATTACCCTAGCTTTGGCTATTTTTGATTTGGCTAAGACGATTATCGAGGAGGAGGTTTTAGGACGAAGTCGCAAGGAAAAAACAGGCATCCAAAAAACTATGGTAAGGTTTTTAGGAAGCATTATCATTGCTTTAGCTATTGAAGCTTTGATGTTGGTATTTAAACTTGCGGTTGGGGATTTATCGCAAATGGTTTATGTGATTTATCTTATTTGTGGGGTTACTTTGCTCTTAGCTGGGCTTAGTGTGTATATTTTTGCTGTAAAATATAAAAATAATAATGTTTTAGAGACAGATTAA
- a CDS encoding 50S ribosomal protein L11 methyltransferase, which produces MEKFYYELFFKIDEPYKDLVLDFVFDLGVEAVEEKDKGFYIRSSEELDEIAWALELFCEKLSHLKNHSLNFDFTLEKRENKNWIEEYKKGIEPILIDQIYIHTTWQKAKKGFLNIQINPALAFGSGHHESTHSCIELLQKFAKKDMKALDLGCGSGILAIILAKFGLRVDICDTDELALKSALNNAKLNNVSFCNAWQGSLDKAKEKYDFIVANIIADVILILEKDMKNCLKENAILILSGILDKYEARIKDKFKDLSLICELRKNEWLSLVYKKEKNERK; this is translated from the coding sequence ATGGAAAAATTTTACTACGAGTTGTTTTTTAAGATAGATGAGCCTTATAAGGATTTAGTGCTTGACTTTGTTTTTGATTTGGGAGTTGAGGCGGTAGAAGAAAAAGATAAAGGCTTTTATATACGCTCAAGCGAAGAGTTAGACGAGATAGCTTGGGCTTTAGAACTTTTTTGCGAAAAGCTTTCGCATTTAAAAAATCATTCTTTGAATTTTGATTTTACTCTTGAAAAAAGAGAAAATAAAAATTGGATAGAAGAATATAAAAAGGGCATTGAGCCTATTTTGATTGATCAAATTTATATCCATACTACTTGGCAAAAGGCTAAAAAAGGTTTTTTAAACATACAAATTAATCCTGCTCTAGCCTTTGGTTCTGGACATCACGAAAGCACCCATTCTTGCATAGAGCTTTTGCAAAAATTTGCGAAAAAGGATATGAAAGCTTTAGATTTAGGGTGCGGAAGCGGAATTTTGGCTATTATCTTGGCTAAATTTGGTTTAAGAGTTGATATTTGCGATACAGATGAGTTAGCCTTAAAAAGTGCTTTAAACAATGCAAAGCTTAACAATGTGAGCTTTTGTAATGCTTGGCAAGGCTCCTTAGATAAGGCTAAAGAAAAATATGATTTCATTGTAGCAAATATTATAGCTGATGTTATTTTAATTTTGGAAAAGGATATGAAAAATTGTTTAAAGGAAAATGCTATACTTATTTTATCTGGGATTTTAGACAAATATGAAGCTAGAATTAAGGATAAATTTAAAGATTTAAGCCTCATTTGTGAGCTTAGAAAAAATGAATGGTTAAGCTTAGTTTATAAAAAGGAAAAAAATGAACGAAAATAA
- the ftsH gene encoding ATP-dependent zinc metalloprotease FtsH → MNENNKNNNAPQNNNFFNKNPIFVFAIFAIVMVIVFKSFFDGGTSSFGGNLSGSEVSKNVPYSELKKLIESGQISQVSIGQSTIKAVSSANNTIYNAKKVNDAELVKLLDSKNIAYGAYSETNWFTDMIFSWVLPVFIFFAIWMFLASRMQKNMGSSILGIGSSKKLVNSEKPKVKFADVAGVEEAKEEVKEIVDFLKYPERYIKLGAKIPKGLLLVGPPGTGKTLLAKAVAGEADVPFFSVSGSSFIEMFVGVGASRVRDLFENAKKEAPAIVFIDEIDAIGKSRAANGLMGGNDEREQTLNQLLAEMDGFGTESSPVIVLAATNRPEVLDAALLRPGRFDRQVLVDKPDFKGRCEILKVHMKDVKISPKVKVEEVGRLTAGLAGADLANIINEAALLAGRDGKKFVEQDDLVEAVERAIAGLEKKSRRINDKEKKIVTYHECGHALIAETTKGAKRVSKVSVIPRGLAALGYTLNTPEENKFLMQRHELIAEVDVLLGGRAAEEVFIGEISTGASNDLERATDIIKAMISMYGMSEIAGLMVLEKQRNTFLTGGQSIKDYSEKMAESLDDYVKKTLDERYADVKQTLNIYKGAIETMVSALYEEETIEGAKVREIIKEFEEQNALPTRLQIEEKKEEQ, encoded by the coding sequence ATGAACGAAAATAATAAAAATAATAATGCTCCGCAAAATAATAATTTTTTTAACAAAAATCCCATCTTTGTTTTTGCTATCTTTGCGATAGTTATGGTGATTGTATTTAAAAGTTTTTTTGATGGAGGAACTAGTTCTTTTGGTGGAAATTTAAGCGGTAGTGAGGTAAGTAAAAATGTGCCTTATTCCGAGCTTAAAAAGCTGATTGAGAGCGGTCAAATTAGTCAAGTTAGTATAGGGCAGAGCACTATTAAAGCTGTTTCTAGTGCAAATAATACCATTTACAATGCAAAAAAGGTCAATGACGCCGAATTGGTCAAATTGCTCGATAGTAAAAATATTGCTTATGGAGCTTATTCTGAAACAAATTGGTTTACAGATATGATTTTTTCTTGGGTTTTGCCTGTTTTTATCTTTTTTGCGATTTGGATGTTTTTAGCGTCTAGAATGCAAAAGAATATGGGAAGTTCAATTTTAGGTATAGGAAGTTCAAAAAAGCTTGTTAATTCTGAAAAGCCTAAGGTTAAATTTGCCGATGTTGCTGGAGTTGAGGAAGCTAAAGAGGAGGTTAAGGAAATAGTAGATTTTCTCAAATATCCTGAGCGTTATATTAAGCTTGGAGCAAAAATTCCAAAAGGACTTTTACTTGTGGGACCTCCCGGAACGGGTAAGACGCTTTTAGCTAAGGCTGTAGCGGGTGAAGCTGATGTGCCGTTTTTTAGCGTTTCTGGCTCTTCTTTTATAGAAATGTTTGTGGGAGTGGGTGCTTCTAGGGTAAGAGATTTGTTTGAAAATGCAAAAAAAGAAGCGCCGGCTATAGTTTTCATCGATGAAATTGATGCCATAGGAAAAAGTCGTGCGGCAAATGGCTTAATGGGCGGTAATGATGAAAGGGAACAAACGCTTAATCAACTCTTAGCAGAAATGGACGGCTTTGGCACAGAAAGCTCTCCTGTTATTGTCCTAGCAGCGACTAATCGCCCTGAAGTTTTAGATGCGGCTTTACTTAGACCGGGTCGTTTTGATAGGCAAGTTTTAGTAGATAAGCCTGATTTTAAGGGGCGTTGTGAAATATTAAAAGTGCATATGAAAGATGTGAAAATTTCACCTAAGGTCAAAGTCGAAGAGGTGGGAAGACTTACGGCTGGTTTGGCTGGAGCTGATTTGGCAAATATTATTAACGAAGCAGCTCTTTTAGCAGGACGCGATGGGAAAAAATTTGTTGAGCAAGATGATTTAGTTGAGGCAGTGGAAAGGGCTATTGCGGGACTTGAGAAAAAATCACGCCGCATTAATGATAAGGAGAAAAAAATCGTAACTTACCACGAATGCGGACACGCCCTTATTGCAGAAACGACAAAGGGTGCAAAAAGAGTTAGTAAGGTTTCAGTCATCCCTAGGGGTTTGGCGGCACTTGGTTATACGCTTAATACTCCTGAAGAAAACAAATTCCTTATGCAAAGACACGAATTAATCGCTGAAGTTGATGTGCTTTTGGGTGGGCGAGCTGCTGAAGAGGTTTTCATAGGCGAAATTTCCACAGGTGCTAGCAATGACTTAGAAAGAGCGACTGATATCATTAAAGCTATGATTTCTATGTATGGTATGAGTGAAATTGCTGGACTTATGGTGCTTGAAAAGCAAAGAAATACCTTTTTAACAGGCGGTCAAAGCATTAAAGACTATTCTGAAAAAATGGCAGAATCTTTAGATGACTATGTGAAAAAGACTTTAGACGAGCGTTATGCTGATGTGAAGCAAACGCTAAATATCTACAAAGGTGCTATTGAAACTATGGTGAGTGCTTTGTATGAGGAGGAGACCATAGAGGGTGCTAAGGTGCGTGAGATTATTAAAGAATTTGAAGAGCAAAATGCTCTACCGACACGCTTGCAGATAGAAGAAAAAAAAGAAGAGCAATGA
- the recG gene encoding ATP-dependent DNA helicase RecG has product MKVKESDLELFKKLKIKSAIDLALILPKKIENLNLTPQPLENENCVQELRIVSQNFRANTLLIKAYCEAWGVNVSLVFFHFNKWHMGIFKVGATLLLSGKLGFFNQSWQFYNPKIIKKAGIFEPKYQISGIKDSKIQALINDYVNYENLKESGIADKFIFLLLNLHAYNAKSFELFKNLEHFLEDLKYIEIYNFLKRLKNKKNPSKAYKIKLFDIEKWLKTLPFSPTKDQLQAICDIREDLSKEVAKRRVIMGDVGCGKTLVLLAAALSVYPKQALLMAPTSILAGQLFEEAQKLLPDFLQILFIKGGKKEKNLKEQIQNAHLIIGTHALIYEEGFEAVLVMIDEQHRFGSNQRQKISTLASKEGLNPHFIQFSATPIPRTLSMIQSELLNFSFIKQMPFKKEISTYCVQNEDFAKIKAKIDEEIAQNHQIIIIYPLVSESEKIPYLSLDEAKFYWQKHYKNVFVTHGKDKEKDKILQEFKEKGDILLSTTVVEVGISLPRLSTIVIVGAERLGLATLHQLRGRVGRVGLKSYCYLYTKLKEIPQRLSEFAKTLDGFEIAELDLKNRLSGDLLDGYIQHGNEFKFFDFANDEAILARVKEDLG; this is encoded by the coding sequence ATGAAAGTTAAAGAAAGTGATTTAGAGCTTTTTAAAAAATTGAAAATCAAAAGTGCCATTGATTTAGCTCTTATTTTACCGAAGAAGATAGAAAATTTAAATCTCACTCCACAGCCTTTAGAAAATGAAAATTGTGTGCAAGAATTACGCATTGTATCACAGAATTTTAGAGCAAATACCCTTTTAATAAAGGCTTATTGTGAGGCTTGGGGGGTTAATGTTAGCTTAGTTTTTTTTCATTTTAATAAATGGCATATGGGAATTTTTAAGGTAGGTGCGACTTTACTTTTGAGTGGAAAACTTGGCTTTTTTAATCAGTCTTGGCAATTTTATAATCCTAAAATCATCAAAAAAGCAGGAATTTTCGAGCCTAAGTATCAAATTTCTGGTATCAAAGATAGTAAAATTCAAGCTCTTATAAATGACTATGTAAATTATGAAAATTTAAAAGAAAGTGGCATAGCGGACAAATTTATCTTTTTACTTTTAAATTTACACGCTTATAATGCAAAAAGTTTTGAGCTGTTTAAGAATTTGGAGCATTTTTTGGAGGATTTAAAATATATTGAAATTTATAATTTTTTGAAAAGGCTTAAAAATAAAAAAAATCCATCAAAAGCCTATAAAATCAAGCTTTTTGACATTGAAAAATGGCTTAAAACCTTGCCTTTTAGCCCAACAAAAGACCAACTTCAAGCCATTTGTGATATTAGGGAGGATTTAAGCAAGGAAGTGGCTAAAAGACGCGTGATAATGGGCGATGTGGGCTGTGGGAAAACTCTTGTTTTACTTGCGGCGGCTTTAAGTGTGTATCCTAAACAAGCCTTATTAATGGCACCTACTAGCATTTTAGCGGGGCAGCTTTTTGAGGAGGCACAAAAATTATTGCCTGATTTTTTACAAATTCTTTTTATAAAGGGAGGTAAAAAGGAAAAAAATTTAAAAGAGCAAATTCAAAACGCTCATTTAATTATAGGCACACACGCACTCATTTATGAAGAGGGTTTTGAAGCGGTTTTGGTGATGATAGATGAGCAACACCGCTTTGGCTCAAATCAAAGGCAAAAAATCAGCACCCTTGCAAGTAAGGAGGGCTTAAATCCTCACTTTATACAATTTTCCGCCACGCCCATACCACGCACTTTAAGTATGATACAATCAGAGCTTTTAAATTTCAGCTTTATTAAGCAAATGCCTTTTAAAAAGGAGATTAGCACTTATTGCGTTCAAAATGAGGACTTTGCTAAAATCAAGGCTAAAATTGACGAAGAAATCGCTCAAAATCATCAAATAATTATCATCTATCCTCTTGTGAGTGAAAGCGAGAAAATCCCCTACCTCTCGCTTGATGAAGCAAAATTTTACTGGCAAAAGCATTATAAAAATGTCTTTGTAACGCACGGAAAAGATAAAGAAAAAGATAAGATTTTGCAGGAATTTAAAGAAAAGGGCGATATTTTACTTAGCACGACCGTTGTGGAAGTAGGCATTTCCCTGCCTCGCCTTAGCACCATAGTCATCGTAGGTGCGGAAAGACTAGGACTAGCGACCTTGCACCAGCTTAGAGGTAGAGTGGGGAGGGTAGGGCTTAAGAGCTATTGTTATCTTTACACTAAGCTTAAAGAAATTCCACAAAGATTAAGCGAATTTGCGAAAACTTTGGACGGCTTTGAAATTGCCGAGCTTGATTTAAAAAACCGCCTAAGTGGAGATTTACTAGACGGCTATATCCAGCACGGCAATGAGTTTAAATTCTTTGACTTTGCAAACGATGAGGCGATTTTGGCTAGAGTGAAAGAGGATTTAGGTTAA
- the pglF gene encoding UDP-N-acetylglucosamine 4,6-dehydratase (configuration-retaining), whose translation MNLAKNKRLIFFLSCDIVLIALSIFLAFELRFSGEIPKSFYMGMIKAGLLLLVLKIVFLFAFRIYKVAWRFFSLGEARKIFFALALAELVFLMIFYFYPSFFNPFPRSVVGIDFVLSYMFIGTLRISKRMLIDFKPSRLKDELSPCIVVGATSKALHLLKGAKEGSLGLFPVAVVDGRKELIGTYCDKFVVKEKSEIKKFVDEGVKTAIIALKLEREELKELFEELVGYGISDVKIFSFTNNEARDISIEDLLARKPKDLDNVVVAEFLKDKVVLVSGAGGTIGSELCRQCIKFGAKHLIMLDHSEYNLYQINENLSKYKEKITPILLSILDQKALDELLRQMKPDLILHAAAYKHVPLCEQNPHSAVINNILGTQILVDCAKKNGVKKFVMISTDKAVRPTSIMGCSKRVCELYTLGLSSEEFEVACVRFGNVLGSSGSVIPKFKAQIAANEPLSLTHPDIVRYFMLVDEAVQLVLQAGAIAKGGELFVLDMGEPVKIMDLAKKMLLLSNRTDLEIKITGLRKGEKLFEELLIDENDAKTQYESIFVAKNEKVNLSLLKEQIAKLIKSEEPEEIAKILQEIVPEFKHNKEGNLC comes from the coding sequence ATGAATTTAGCTAAAAATAAACGCCTTATTTTCTTTTTAAGCTGCGACATTGTTTTAATTGCTTTAAGCATTTTTTTAGCTTTTGAATTGAGATTTAGCGGCGAAATTCCTAAAAGTTTTTATATGGGTATGATAAAAGCTGGACTTTTGCTTTTGGTGCTTAAGATAGTTTTTTTATTTGCCTTTCGAATTTATAAGGTGGCTTGGAGATTTTTTTCTTTAGGGGAGGCGAGAAAGATTTTTTTCGCACTTGCCTTGGCTGAACTTGTTTTTTTAATGATATTTTATTTTTATCCTAGTTTTTTTAATCCTTTTCCAAGAAGTGTTGTAGGGATTGATTTTGTGCTTTCTTATATGTTTATCGGCACTTTGCGAATTTCAAAAAGAATGCTTATAGACTTTAAACCCTCACGCCTTAAAGATGAACTTAGTCCTTGTATAGTCGTAGGTGCGACTTCTAAGGCACTGCATCTTTTAAAGGGAGCTAAAGAGGGAAGTTTGGGACTTTTTCCTGTGGCTGTTGTCGATGGTAGAAAAGAGCTTATAGGAACTTATTGCGATAAATTTGTCGTTAAAGAAAAAAGCGAAATTAAAAAATTTGTAGATGAGGGCGTTAAAACGGCTATTATTGCTTTAAAGCTTGAAAGAGAGGAGCTTAAAGAGCTTTTTGAAGAGCTTGTTGGCTATGGCATTAGCGATGTGAAAATCTTTTCTTTTACCAATAATGAAGCAAGAGACATTAGTATAGAAGATTTACTTGCTAGAAAACCTAAAGATTTAGACAATGTAGTCGTGGCGGAATTTTTAAAAGATAAGGTTGTTTTGGTCAGTGGTGCGGGAGGCACGATAGGAAGTGAGCTTTGTAGGCAGTGCATTAAATTTGGTGCGAAGCATTTAATTATGCTTGATCATAGTGAATATAATCTTTATCAAATTAATGAAAATTTAAGCAAATATAAAGAAAAAATCACACCGATTTTATTAAGCATTTTAGACCAAAAGGCACTTGATGAGCTTTTAAGACAGATGAAGCCAGATCTTATTTTACACGCCGCAGCCTACAAGCATGTCCCACTTTGTGAGCAAAATCCTCACTCTGCTGTCATCAATAATATTTTAGGCACACAAATTTTAGTTGATTGTGCTAAGAAAAATGGCGTGAAAAAATTTGTGATGATAAGCACAGATAAAGCCGTTCGACCGACTAGTATTATGGGCTGTTCGAAAAGAGTTTGTGAGCTTTATACTTTGGGGCTTTCTAGTGAGGAATTTGAAGTGGCTTGTGTGCGTTTTGGCAATGTTTTAGGCTCAAGTGGGAGCGTTATCCCTAAATTTAAAGCACAAATTGCTGCCAATGAGCCTTTAAGCTTGACCCATCCTGATATAGTGCGGTATTTTATGCTTGTAGATGAGGCGGTGCAGCTTGTTTTGCAAGCAGGAGCTATTGCTAAAGGTGGGGAGCTTTTTGTTTTAGATATGGGTGAGCCTGTGAAGATTATGGATTTAGCTAAAAAGATGCTTTTATTATCTAACCGAACGGATTTAGAGATTAAAATCACGGGACTTAGAAAGGGCGAAAAGCTTTTTGAAGAATTGCTTATTGATGAAAATGATGCTAAAACGCAGTATGAAAGCATTTTTGTAGCCAAAAATGAAAAAGTGAATTTAAGTCTTTTAAAAGAGCAAATTGCCAAACTCATCAAAAGCGAAGAACCTGAAGAAATCGCTAAGATTTTACAAGAAATCGTGCCTGAATTTAAGCATAATAAAGAAGGAAATCTATGCTAA
- a CDS encoding M16 family metallopeptidase — protein sequence MRYLETKGVKIPFIFEKNDDFPIIYFRLIFRNCGRSFDELAGVASMFARLLNEGVNDRFFKDLEFRAISLEAHSAFENLELSFSCLKEHKNYAFKALANLLQNPRFEEKTLQRLKINALGELANLQNDYDDVAKKLLNRTIFKEKEFQSANEGDETSIKAINLEHLRAFYKDFFHLNNAAVVLGGALEEEEARNLSLTLLKNLEKGKQSLQKRYELKSKIQDEILQKPSEQAYIYFATPFKASFKDEDLHLAKIALFILGQGGFGSRIMEEIRVKRGLAYSAYASLDMCNSYSRVFGYLQTQNENAKEAKEVVRQIFSDFIQKGVSEEELKQAKNFILGSTPLRYESLSKRLSIAFAEFYQGLKIGAFKEELDKIEKANLKELNAYIKKHNEILNLSFVSVQNES from the coding sequence ATGAGATATTTAGAGACTAAGGGCGTTAAAATCCCTTTTATCTTTGAGAAAAATGACGATTTTCCCATTATTTATTTTCGTCTTATTTTTAGAAATTGCGGTAGAAGCTTTGATGAATTAGCCGGCGTGGCTAGTATGTTTGCTAGGCTTTTAAATGAGGGCGTGAATGATCGTTTTTTTAAGGATTTGGAATTTAGGGCGATTAGCTTGGAAGCACATAGTGCTTTTGAGAATTTAGAATTAAGCTTTTCTTGTTTGAAGGAGCATAAAAACTATGCCTTTAAAGCTCTTGCAAATTTACTTCAAAATCCTCGTTTTGAGGAAAAAACCCTGCAAAGACTTAAAATTAACGCACTTGGAGAGCTTGCAAATTTGCAAAATGACTATGATGATGTAGCTAAAAAGCTTCTTAATCGCACAATTTTTAAGGAAAAAGAATTTCAAAGTGCTAATGAGGGCGATGAAACAAGCATTAAAGCCATAAATTTAGAGCATTTAAGAGCTTTTTATAAGGATTTTTTTCATCTTAATAATGCAGCGGTGGTTTTGGGAGGGGCTTTAGAGGAGGAAGAGGCACGAAATTTAAGCTTAACTTTACTCAAAAACTTAGAAAAAGGTAAGCAAAGCCTACAAAAACGCTACGAGCTTAAGAGCAAAATTCAAGATGAAATTTTGCAAAAACCTAGTGAGCAAGCCTATATTTATTTTGCTACGCCTTTTAAGGCTAGTTTTAAAGATGAGGATTTGCACTTGGCTAAAATCGCCCTTTTTATCTTAGGGCAGGGGGGATTTGGCTCGAGGATTATGGAGGAAATTCGCGTCAAAAGAGGCTTGGCTTATTCAGCTTATGCGAGTTTAGATATGTGTAATTCTTATAGCCGTGTTTTTGGCTATTTGCAAACGCAAAATGAAAACGCAAAAGAGGCTAAAGAGGTTGTTAGGCAAATTTTTAGCGATTTTATTCAAAAGGGTGTGAGTGAAGAAGAATTAAAACAGGCTAAAAATTTCATACTTGGAAGCACACCTTTGCGTTATGAAAGTCTTAGCAAAAGGCTTTCTATCGCCTTTGCGGAATTTTATCAAGGTTTAAAAATCGGTGCTTTTAAAGAGGAGCTTGACAAAATCGAAAAGGCAAATTTAAAGGAGCTTAACGCCTACATTAAAAAGCATAATGAAATTTTAAATTTAAGCTTTGTAAGCGTGCAAAATGAAAGTTAA
- the pglE gene encoding UDP-N-acetylbacillosamine transaminase, whose protein sequence is MRFFLSPPHMGGNELKYIDEVFKSNYIAPLGEFVNRFEESIKDYTKAPYALALNSGSSALHLALRVAGVGQGDVVLASSFTFIASVAPIYYLKAKPVFIDCDETLNLDTKLLKQAIQESEKKPKALVLTHLYGNAAKIKQIAQICKENNIILIEDAAEALGSFYEGQALGTFGDFGVYSFNGNKIITTSGGGMLVGKDKVLMEKARFYSTQARENCLHYEHLDYGYNYRLSNVLGAIGVAQMEVLEQRVLKKREIYEWYKEFLAEKFSFLDELENSRSNRWLSTALIDFNQNELFKEKQCVKSGAKELPLHPKIAKLIKDLQVAQIETRPLWKAMHAQGVFKGEKAYLNGNAELFFKKGICLPSGTAMTKDEVREVAELILKSVR, encoded by the coding sequence ATGAGATTTTTTCTTTCTCCTCCGCATATGGGAGGTAATGAGCTAAAATATATCGATGAGGTTTTTAAGAGTAATTATATAGCGCCTTTGGGCGAATTTGTGAATCGTTTTGAAGAAAGCATTAAAGACTATACTAAAGCTCCTTACGCTCTTGCACTAAATTCGGGCTCATCGGCTTTACATTTAGCCTTAAGAGTGGCGGGAGTGGGGCAAGGCGATGTGGTTTTAGCCTCTTCTTTTACCTTTATCGCTTCGGTTGCACCGATTTATTATCTTAAGGCAAAGCCTGTTTTTATTGATTGTGATGAGACTTTAAATTTGGATACCAAGCTATTAAAACAAGCGATACAAGAGAGCGAGAAAAAGCCTAAAGCCCTTGTTTTGACACATCTTTATGGAAATGCGGCAAAAATTAAGCAAATCGCACAAATTTGCAAGGAAAATAATATCATCTTAATCGAAGACGCCGCAGAGGCTTTAGGAAGCTTTTATGAGGGGCAGGCTTTAGGGACTTTTGGGGATTTTGGGGTCTATTCTTTTAATGGCAATAAAATCATCACAACTTCAGGTGGCGGTATGCTTGTGGGTAAAGACAAGGTTTTAATGGAAAAAGCGAGATTTTACAGCACACAGGCGAGGGAAAATTGCCTACATTATGAGCATTTAGACTACGGGTATAATTATAGGCTTAGTAATGTTTTAGGTGCTATTGGCGTAGCACAAATGGAAGTTTTAGAGCAAAGAGTGCTTAAAAAGCGTGAAATTTATGAGTGGTATAAGGAATTTTTAGCAGAAAAATTTAGCTTTTTAGATGAGCTTGAAAACTCAAGATCTAATAGGTGGCTTAGCACGGCTTTAATCGACTTTAACCAAAATGAGCTTTTTAAAGAAAAGCAATGCGTTAAAAGCGGTGCGAAAGAACTGCCTTTACACCCTAAAATTGCAAAGCTTATTAAGGATTTGCAAGTCGCACAAATCGAAACGCGTCCTTTATGGAAGGCTATGCACGCGCAAGGAGTTTTTAAGGGCGAAAAGGCGTATTTAAATGGCAATGCCGAGCTTTTTTTCAAAAAGGGCATTTGTCTTCCAAGTGGCACGGCTATGACTAAGGACGAAGTGCGTGAAGTGGCAGAGCTTATTTTAAAGAGTGTGCGATGA
- a CDS encoding chemotaxis response regulator CheY — translation MKLLVVDDSSTMRRIIKNTLTRLGHNDVLEAEHGVEAWDLLEKNDDVKVLITDWNMPEMNGLDLVKKVRAEKKYEDMPIIMVTTEGGKAEVITALKAGVNNYIVKPFTPQVLKEKLEDVLGVGSDTAAE, via the coding sequence GTGAAATTACTTGTTGTCGATGATAGCTCTACTATGAGAAGGATTATTAAAAACACCTTGACAAGATTGGGGCATAATGATGTTCTTGAAGCTGAACACGGAGTTGAAGCTTGGGACTTACTTGAGAAAAATGACGATGTTAAGGTCTTAATTACGGATTGGAATATGCCAGAGATGAATGGACTTGACCTTGTTAAAAAAGTAAGAGCTGAGAAAAAATATGAAGATATGCCTATTATTATGGTAACGACTGAAGGTGGCAAGGCTGAAGTTATCACAGCTTTAAAGGCTGGGGTAAATAACTACATCGTTAAGCCTTTTACACCTCAAGTTTTAAAAGAAAAGCTTGAGGATGTTTTGGGTGTAGGAAGTGATACTGCGGCTGAGTAA